GAAATCGTCGCCGAGCGCACCGGCCAGCCACTTGATGAGCGAGTCGCTGCCGAGGTTCTTCTGCACCACCAAGTAGGCGCGGCCGCCCTGGCTCAGGCGCGGCAGCCATGCCATCAGCAGGGTATGCAGCTCGTCTTTGCCCACGCGGATGGGCGGGTTCGACCAGATGAGGTCGAAGGTGAGACCTGCCGGGATTTCCGAGGCTTTCACGGTGTGGATGCGCTCGCCCAAGCCCAGTTTTTCAGCGTTTGCCTTTGTCAGCTCCAGCGCACGCTCGTTGACATCGAGGGCCCAGATGTTGGCCTTCGGTGATTCCAGTCCGAGCGTCAGCGCGATTGGCCCCCAACCGCAGCCGATGTCAAGAAACGTGCCGTTCTCCGGGGGCTCAGGCGCGTGGCGAAGCAGCACGGAGGTGCCGAGGTCGAGCCGATGTGCCGAGAACACCCCATTTGACACTTCGACGTCCACGTCATGCCCACGCAGCGAGACATGCAGAGTCCGCCTTACGTCGCGCGAGGACGGTTCCGCCGAAAAATACTGCTCCGCGTGCGAATGTTGTGGCTGTTGTGGTTGCGCACGTTCTGTCTGCATGTGTGCTGGCTGTTTCGCCTGCGCCGATTGCGTTCTCCCGGCCTTGTTCTCGCCCATATCGTCTAGTCCGTTTCGTCTCATCCTGGCCCGAATTCCAACCCGGGCCACACGTCGATATCAGGCTCCCCATCCTAGTTCCAGACCGGAACAGGATTTCACTGGCAATCAACCTCGTCAAACGGTGTTTTTGCGGCGGATTGTGGATTTTGCCTACCGCCTGACCTTTCCTTTTGGGAGACGGCAGCCGGTACAATGTGGGGCAGCGAAATGTTATTGAATTTGTTGGAAGGTTGGCTTATTGGCGAACGATATGGGCGATGACGGGCTCGGGCTCGAGCGCGACGGTGAGGATGAGCGTGAATCCGTGCAGAACGAGGTGCTGGGGCGACGCTCCGAGATCCTGCAGGAGCAGGCGGATGGCGCGGAGGCTCCGGGGGCCGAGGAATGGCATGAGCGCGAGTCGCGCAACGAGCTCAAGCATGTGGCCGGCCTCGGCGAGATGCAGGACGTCAGCGACGTCGAATACCGCAAGGTGCGCCTCGAACGGGTCGTTCTGGTGGGAGTCTGGTCGAGCGCGGTGACCACGGCGGCGCAGGCCGAGGAATCGCTGCGCGAGCTGGCGGCGCTGGCCCAGACGGCGGGCGCCGAGGTGTGCGACGGCGTGCTGCAGCAGCGCGCGAAGCCCGACGCGGCCACCTATGTGGGCCGTGGCAAGGCCAAGGAGATCGCCGGCATCGTGGCCCAGAACGAGGCCGACACCATCATCGTCGACGACGATCTCGCGCCCAGCCAGCGCCGCGCCCTCGAGGACGTCACCAAGGTCAAGGTCATCGACCGCACGGCCGTCATTCTCGACATCTTCGCCCAGCACGCCACCAGCCGCGAAGGCAAGGCGCAGGTGGAGTTGGCGCAACTCGAATACATGCTCCCCAGGCTGCGTGGCTGGGGCGGCTCGCTCTCCCGCCAGGCCGGCGGCCAGGCGGCGGGCGTC
This Bifidobacterium sp. ESL0790 DNA region includes the following protein-coding sequences:
- a CDS encoding methyltransferase, which codes for MQTERAQPQQPQHSHAEQYFSAEPSSRDVRRTLHVSLRGHDVDVEVSNGVFSAHRLDLGTSVLLRHAPEPPENGTFLDIGCGWGPIALTLGLESPKANIWALDVNERALELTKANAEKLGLGERIHTVKASEIPAGLTFDLIWSNPPIRVGKDELHTLLMAWLPRLSQGGRAYLVVQKNLGSDSLIKWLAGALGDDFAVAKYASSKGYRVIEVRH